The following proteins come from a genomic window of Brachionichthys hirsutus isolate HB-005 chromosome 20, CSIRO-AGI_Bhir_v1, whole genome shotgun sequence:
- the LOC137909329 gene encoding trace amine-associated receptor 1-like, translating to MEPKMTVNSSYSVNDMHPCYELENTSYVFTSNPSITCVLLYFFFGLLSVVTTCGNLLVIISILYFKQLHSGSNYLILSLAVADLLVGVLAFPLSMTVTVTTCWYQEDLLCKIHESIDVILSQASVLLLCCISIDRYYAICQPLTYKTKITNQVIGFMILISWGTAALITILVMSSGCDQGDCEDNSLIDAVISTTLACIFSFYIPVIIMLSLYLKIFIVAQRQANSIQNTICQSTKSRITVSKTERKATKTLAVVMGVFLLCWTPFFLFYMVQPLVNVENPIVVFETLNWLARFNSMFNPFIYAFFYSRFRSAFRMIISGKIFQGDFSNSQLDLL from the coding sequence ATGGAACCAAAAATGACTGTCAACAGCTCTTACTCTGTTAATGACATGCATCCCTGCTATGAATTAGAGAATACATCTTATGTATTTACAAGTAACCCTTCCATAACATGTGTCTTATTGTATTTCTTCTTTGGATTGTTGTCTGTTGTCACAACATGTGGAAATCTTCTCGTGATAATCTCCATCCTTTATTTCAAACAGCTCCACAGCGGCTCCAACTACCTCATCCTGTCTCTTGCTGTAGCTGACCTGCTTGTAGGGGTGCTTGCTTTTCCTCTCAGCATGACAGTCACTGTCACCACCTGTTGGTACCAGGAAGATTTACTTTGTAAGATACATGAAAGCATTGATGTGATACTGAGCCAGGcttctgttttgcttttgtgcTGTATTTCTATTGACAGATATTACGCCATTTGTCAGCCTCTCACTTATAAAACTAAAATTACTAATCAAGTTATTGGGTTCATGATCCTTATTAGCTGGGGAACGGCTGCATTGATCACCATTCTCGTCATGTCTTCAGGTTGTGATCAAGGAGACTGTGAAGACAATTCTCTAATTGATGCAGTAATATCAACGACTCTGGCatgtattttctctttttatattCCTGTCATTATAATGCTCAGTCTCTACCTGAAGATTTTCATTGTTGCTCAAAGGCAGGCAAACAGCATTCAGAACACAATCTGTCAGAGCACAAAGTCCAGAATCACTGTCAGTAAAACGGAGAGGAAGGCCACCAAAACTCTGGCTGTAGTTATGGGAGTTTTTCTCTTATGTTGGacacctttctttcttttctacaTGGTTCAGCCATTAGTCAATGTTGAAAATCCAATCGTTGTGTTTGAAACACTTAACTGGCTTGCACGTTTCAATTCAATGTTCAatccatttatttatgcttTCTTTTACAGTCGGTTCAGGTCAGCTTTTAGAATGATTATTTCTGGAAAAATATTTCAGGGGGATTTTTCTAATTCACAACTTGATTTGTTGTGA
- the adgrf8 gene encoding adhesion G protein-coupled receptor F5, whose product MTLTCGAPNNLNDLVLEEVPELVVNLSRASRNEEIEIRNSTATITAIVDIISNIATVSTVLNETVIEGILQTVDVIIADEATDSWAILNANQTVNSSSSLLGSLEVISQGLVGEFSIATPRILLNRTAFNNSFSIKVNSSVRIDIPDTNLTNVFITTITLSTLNNVMPTRNSSFDASLFNATNNETETGNAINGAVLLVQINATIENVTLSFDKLDSSLVLNPQCVFWNFTLFNDFGAWDDEGCVFVSDINNTVTCNCNHLTSFSILLAIAIPPGLRVALDIITYIGVGISLASLVICLAIEGYVWKAITRNSTAFMRHLSIINTALSLLIADICFIVASFLADNPLENPGEDHTVPVGPCSTVTFFMHFFYLALFFWMLVSGLLLFYRTVMVFSHMSKAAMMGIGFTLGYGCPLIIAVVTVAVTAPGNGYIRRTDACWLNWFETMAVLSLVIPALTIVAINFLILIVVVFKMLRRGVGDAAQTEERHTLVVIARCLIILTPLFGLTWALGIGTIISSTNEGIHIAFAFFNSLQGFFILVFGTLFDSKVRSLLSRKLPKSSSVSNRTRSTSGGISTLSGLSWLSWLRGRRNIYRVSQATNSTSNGATESFINA is encoded by the exons ATGACATTGACCTGTGGCGCTCCCAATAACCTCAAC gaTTTGGTGTTGGAGGAGGTGCCAGAGCTCGTGGTAAATCTATCTAGAGCTTCCAGGAATGAAGAAATTGAAATCAGGAACTCAACTGCAACTATAACAGCCATTGTTGACATCATAAGCAACATTGCTACCGTTTCCACTGTCTTGAATGAAACTGTCATCGAG GGTATACTTCAAACTGTTGATGTCATTATTGCTGATGAAGCAACAGATTCTTGGGCAATTCTGAATGCAAATCAAACTGTCAATTCAAGCTCGAGTTTGCTGGGTTCACTGGAAGTTATTTCTCAAGGATTGGTTGGCGAGTTTTCCATCGCAACCCCGCGGATATTGCTCAACAGAACTGCGTTTAACAACTCTTTCTCGATAAAAGTCAACTCCAGCGTGAGGATTGACATTCCAGACACGAACCTGACCAATGTCTTCATCACCACTATCACCCTCTCCACCCTTAATAACGTTATGCCGACACGAAATTCCAGCTTTGACGCCAGCCTTTTCAACGCCACAAACAATGAAACTGAAACTGGCAATGCCATCAACGGCGCAGTGCTGTTAGTCcaaataaatgcaacaattGAGAATGTCACTCTGAGCTTTGACAAGCTTGACAGCTCCCTGGTGCTGAACCCACAATGCGTCTTCTGGAATTTCACGTTATTTAACGATTTCGGAGCATGGGACGACGAGGGGTGCGTGTTCGTTTCGGACATCAACAACACCGTAACCTGCAACTGCAACCACCTCACCTCATTCTCCATTCTGTTGGCGATAGCCATCCCTCCAGGACTGCGTGTTGCCTTGGATATAATCACTTATATAGGAGTCGGGATATCTCTGGCAAGCTTAGTAATATGTCTAGCCATTGAGGGATATGTTTGGAAAGCCATTACTAGAAATAGCACAGCGTTCATGCGCCATCTTTCCATCATTAACACTGCTCTGTCTCTGTTGATTGCTGACATTTGTTTCATCGTTGCTTCCTTTCTTGCTGATAACCCCCTCGAGAACCCAGGGGAGGACCACACCGTTCCAGTGGGACCGTGCAGCACAGTAACATTCTTTATGCATTTTTTCTAccttgctttgttcttttggaTGCTTGTTTCGGGCCTTCTCCTGTTTTACCGGACAGTCATGGTCTTCTCCCACATGTCAAAGGCAGCCATGATGGGTATTGGTTTCACTTTAGGCTACGGCTGCCCTCTGATAATAGCTGTTGTTACTGTTGCTGTGACGGCTCCAGGGAACGGATACATCAGGAGAACTGACGCTTGTTGGCTCAACTGGTTTGAAACAATGGCCGTGTTATCTTTAGTCATACCAGCCCTGACCATAGTTGCCATcaattttttaattttgattgtGGTTGTGTTCAAAATGCTAAGAAGAGGTGTAGGAGATGCTGCACAAACAGAAGAGAGGCACACGCTGGTGGTCATTGCAAGGTGCTTGATCATTTTGACTCCTTTATTTGGCCTGACCTGGGCTTTGGGAATCGGAACCATCATATCATCAACAAATGAAGGAATCCATATTGCCTTTGCATTCTTCAACTCCCTACAG GGTTTCTTTATTTTAGTGTTTGGGACCCTCTTTGATTCAAAG GTCCGTTCTCTTCTCTCAAGGAAACTACCTAAATCAAGCTCAGTTTCCAATCGCACAAGA aGTACAAGTGGTGGCATTTCAACTCTAAGTGGACTAAGCTGGCTAAGTTGGCTGCGTGGAAGAAGAA ATATCTACCGTGTGTCACAGGCCACAAATTCAACCAGCAATGGTGCAACGGAGTCCTTTATAAATGCATGA
- the LOC137909243 gene encoding trace amine-associated receptor 1-like, producing MDQNLTINDLHPCYDLNGTTYTFTGNPSVICVLAYSFLALLSVATICGNLLVTISIIYFNQLHTPTNYLILSLAVADVLVGVLVFPFSMAFSVTFCLSHEDLLCKIREGFDISLCTSSILNLCCISVDRYYAVCHPLTYRAKINVQVTVIMILTSWGVSVLIGIANIIAGYSQGTCEEMCSVDVVMANTMGPVFGFYSPALIMVCIYLKIFLVAQKQANVIQNTTCQSTRCGTTVSKMERKATKTLATVMGVFLLFMAPYFLCVVFQPLSYVPPPVPVIEALNWLTLSNSMLNPLIYAFFYKWFRFAFRLIISGKIFQGDLSNSRLF from the coding sequence ATGGATCAAAATTTGACCATCAATGATCTGCATCCCTGCTATGACTTAAATGGTACAACATACACATTCACAGGTAACCCTTCCGTAATATGTGTATTAGCATATTCTTTTCTTGCCTTATTATCTGTTGCTACAATATGCGGAAATCTTCTTGTCACAATCTCCATCATTTACTTCAACCAGCTCCACACTCCGACTAACTACCTCATTTTGTCTCTGGCTGTGGCCGATGTGCTCGTTGGCGTTTTGGTTTTTCCCTTCAGCATggcgttctctgtgacgttctgcCTGTCTCATGAAGATCTGCTGTGTAAAATACGAGAGGGCTTTGATATATCACTCTGCACCTCTTCCATTCTGAACTTGTGTTGTATCTCCGTAGACAGATATTACGCAGTCTGTCATCCTCTGACGTACAgagctaaaataaatgtccaGGTTACGGTGATCATGATTTTGACGAGCTGGGGTGTTTCTGTTCTCATTGGAATTGCCAACATAATTGCAGGATACAGTCAAGGAACATGTGAGGAAATGTGCTCGGTTGACGTTGTGATGGCAAACACAATGGGGCCTGTGTTTGGGTTTTACAGTCCAGCGCTCATTATGGTCTGTATCTACCTGAAGATTTTTCTTGTTGCTCAGAAACAGGCGAACGTCATTCAGAACACAACATGTCAGAGCACCAGATGTGGAACAACTGTCAGTAAGATGGAGAGGAAGGCCACCAAAACGCTGGCTACAGTAATGGGGGTTTTCCTCTTATTCATGGCTCCTTATTTTCTTTGTGTCGTCTTCCAGCCTCTGTCTTATGTCCCCCCACCAGTCCCTGTGATTGAAGCGCTTAACTGGCTTACGTTGTCAAACTCAATGCTGAATCCAttaatttatgcatttttttacaAGTGGTTCCGCTTTGCTTTTAGATTGATAATTTCTGGGAAAATATTCCAGGGTGATTTATCAAACTCTAGATTGTTTTGA
- the LOC137909365 gene encoding trace amine-associated receptor 1-like → MDENLIKYNIHPCYDSNSTALIFTGNPSIICIVVNICLGLLSVATICGNLLVIISIIYFKQLHTPTNYLILSLAVADLLVGVLVFPFSMAFTVTSCLFHEDLLCKIRDSFDVALCTSSILNLCCISVDRYYAVCQPLMYRAKINVQVTTIMILVTWSVAALIGIAIIIAGYSQGTCEEMCPVDIVVANTMGPVLAFYLPAIIMVCIYLKIFLVAQKQANVIQNTTCQSTISGTTVSKMERKATKTLATVMGVFLLCMAPYFLCVVFQPLFHNPPPLPLIEALNWLTLSNSMLNPLIYAFFYKWFRLAFKMIISGKIFQGDLANSRLF, encoded by the coding sequence ATGGATGAAAATTTGATCAAATATAATATACATCCCTGCTATGACTCAAATAGCACAGCATTAATTTTCACTGGTAATCCTTCAATAATATGTATTGTAGTAAATATTTGTCTTGGTTTATTATCTGTTGCTACAATATGCGGAAATCTTCTTGTAATCATCTCCATCATTTACTTCAAGCAGCTCCACACGCCGACTAACTACCTCATTTTGTCTCTGGCTGTGGCCGACCTGCTTGTTGGCGTTCTAGTTTTTCCCTTCAGCATGGCGTTcactgtgacttcctgtttgtttcatGAAGATCTGCTGTGTAAAATACGGGACAGCTTTGATGTAGCACTCTGCACCTCTTCCATTCTGAACTTGTGTTGTATCTCCGTAGACAGATATTACGCAGTCTGTCAGCCTCTGATGTACAGAGCTAAAATCAATGTCCAGGTTACGACGATCATGATCCTGGTGACCTGGAGTGTTGCTGCCCTCATTGGAATTGCAATCATAATTGCAGGATACAGTCAAGGAACATGTGAGGAAATGTGCCCAGTTGACATTGTAGTTGCAAATACAATGGGGCCTGTTTTAGCATTTTATCTTCCAGCGATCATTATGGTCTGTATCTACCTGAAGATTTTTCTTGTTGCTCAGAAACAGGCGAACGTCATTCAGAACACAACATGTCAGAGCACCATATCTGGAACGACTGTCAGTAAGATGGAGAGGAAGGCCACCAAAACGCTGGCTACAGTAATGGGGGTTTTTCTCTTATGCATGGCtccttattttttgtgtgtCGTTTTTCAACCTCTGTTTCATAATCCTCCACCGCTTCCCTTAATCGAAGCACTTAACTGGCTTACGTTGTCAAATTCAATGCTGAATCCCTTAATTTATGCTTTCTTTTACAAGTGGTTCCGTTtagcttttaaaatgattatttctgGAAAAATATTCCAAGGTGATCTTGCAAACTCAAGATTGTTTTGA